The Bdellovibrio sp. NC01 genome includes the window TGCTGGCGATGTCAGCGGGACGATTGGCGCGACGTCAGTAGACAAAATCAAAGGTTACGGCATCGATCTTTCGACTGCGCCAACAAATGGTCAGGTTTTAAAATACAACGGCACAAAGTGGGTTGCCGGTAGTGATAATAATGGTGGCGGTACGGTGACGACTGTTTCCGGTACCTCACCCATTTCAGTGACGAATGGTTCGACAACTCCTTCAATCACTATTTCTCAAGCGACGACTTCGACAAACGGTTATTTATCTTCGACGGATTGGAACACTTTTAATTCTAAACAAGCCGCCGGCAATTATGTTACCGCATTGACTGGCGACGTAACTGCTTCAGGTCCTGGTTCTGCGGCAGCGACTGTCGCGAAACTTCAAGGCTCGACACTGACGCTGACTTCGCCTGCGAATAAGGATTATTTGAAATTCAATGGCACAGCTTTCGTGAATTCGCCTTTGGCAGCAAGTGATTTGACGGGTTCACTTCCCGCTTCCACGTTGCCAGCATTTACAGGTGACGTAACATCTTCAGCGGGTTCGACGACATTGACATTGGCTGCGGCAGGAACTGCTGGGACTTATTATAAAGTGACAACAGATTCCAAGGGCCGTGTGACTTCGGGAGCTGCTTCTTTGGTGGCTGCCGATATTCCCTCTCTTGATTGGTCGAAAATCACGACTGGCAAACCCAATTCTTTAAGTGGTTACGGCATTAATGACCCGTTGGTTTCTAATGCAGGTGGGACACCTTCAATCCAAACAGGTCTTGATGCTTCAAAACCATCTTCGCCTTCTGCGGGTGCGATTTACTTCGCGACAGATTCGAAAAATATCTATCAATATAACTCAGGCGCGTGGGTATCGATTGCTTCTTCCAGTGGTTCTGGCGGCACAGTGACGAATGTAACTGCGTCGGCGCCACTATCTGTGACTAACGGTTCTTCGACTCCTGCTTTGACGATTTCTCAAGCAACGACTTCAACGAACGGTTATTTATCTTCAGCCGATTGGAATACTTTTAATTCTAAACAGGCCGCTGGCAATTATGTTACTGCATTGACTGGTGACGTAACGGCTTCGGGTCCTGGTTCGGCGGCAGCGACTGTCGCAAAACTTCAAGGCTCGACACTGACGCTGACTTCGCCTGCGAATAAAGATTATTTGAAATTCAACGGTACAGCGTTCATTAATTCGCCTTTGGCGGCTAGCGATTTAAGCGGAACTATTCCGGCTGCGAATCTTCCTGCTTTTACTGGCGACGTCACTTCCTCTGCTGGATCTACAACATTGGCTCTTGCGGCGGCAGGAACTGCTGGGACTTATTATAAAGTGACGACAGATTCGAAAGGTCGTGTGACTTCGGGAGCCGCGTCTTTAGTTGCCGCCGACATTCCTGCTCTTGATTGGTCGAAAATCACGACTGGTAAACCTAATTCTTTAAGTGGTTATGGCATTAATGACCCGTTGGTTTCTAATGCAGGTGGGACACCTTCAATACAAACAGGTCTTGATGCTTCAAAACCTTCTTCGCCTTCAGCAGGTGCAATCTACTTTGCAACAGATTCGAAAGTTATTTACCAATATAACTCCGGTGCTTGGGTTTCTATTGCATCAGCCACTGGTTCTGGTGGCACAATCACAGGTGTGACTGCTGGCACCGGTTTATCTGGCGGCGGCACAACTGGTTCCGTCACAGTGAATCTTGCGAACACAGCAGTCTCTGCGGGCTCTTACACTCGTGCGAACATCACCGTCGATGCGCAAGGTAGAATTACGGCGGCTTCGAACGGAGCTGCGATTGATTTAACTTCCGGCGTGACAAATATTTTACCGATCGCAAATGGTGGTACTGGAGCATCGACGGCGCTTGGTGCTTTCAACGCACTTTCTCCTTTGACGACGAAGGGTGATATTCTTACTCGCGATGCGACGAACAACATTCGTTTGCCGGTTGGTACGAATGGACAAGTTCTGTCTGCGGATTCCGCACAAACAAGTGGTTTGAAATGGATTACTCCAAATGCGGGTACGGTGACCAATGTTACCGGAACTTTGCCAATCGTCGTCGCAACTGGCACGACTACTCCAACGATCAGTGTGAATGCAGCAACAACATCCACTCAAGGTGTGGTGCAAGTTGGATCGGGTATCGCGGTTTCTTCAGGAACTATTTCTGCAGATCCCACAAACTTCCCGTCTGCGGTTCCTGTTTCTAAAGGCGGTACGGGCGCCACTTCAATTACTGCAAACAGTTTGGTTGCAGCGAACGGAACTGGAACTGCTTATCAAGCATTCACTTGCGGTGTTGGCCAAACAATTACTTTCAATGCTTCAGGTGTTGCAGGATGTACGACTTATACTGCGGCAGGAATGTACTTGAATGGTGGTAATAGTTTTGGTTCAGCGGCAACACTGGGCACGAACGATAACTACTCTTTAGGATTTAAAACGAACAATGCTGTGGTTGCGACATTAACGACAACAGGTCGCCTGGGTATCGGTACAGCGACACCACAGACTAAGTTGGTGGTGAACGACAACACCGTTACACCTAATATTTTCGGCGGACGTCAGCTTCATCTTATCGGTGCCGACACTGCGAATGCCGGTATGCAAATTGATTCCTTCGGAACAGCAGCCGCGACAAGACCGACAATCACTTTCAGACAAGCAGGAGGAACAGCGGCCTCGCCGACTGCTTCACAGACAGATAATATTTTGGGTGATATCGGTTTTTGGGGTTACGGCGCGACAGACTATTCAACAGTACAACGCGCTTCGATCCGTGCCTTCGCAAAGGAAAATTGGACCGACGCTGCCCAAGGTACTTATTTAACTTTCTCTACGACTCCGGCGGGTTCTACGACAACTCCGGAAAGAATGAGAATTGATAGTACGGGTTATGTTGGCATTGGAACATCCTCTCCTGCTTCGATGTTGGACGTTGCGGCTACAACACGTGTTGGTATCACGACTTCAGGAATTCAAACAGCAACAGATGGCACGACACAAATTGCAGTGGCGTCGCAATCCAGCATGCGACCAACTAGCAATACAACGAACGTGGTTGGTGTTGGCTCGTGGACGGGATTTGCACCACCATCGGGTGTGACTATCACAAACGGCGCGATGTTCATGAGTTCTTCCGGTGGAGCGAATGGTGGCGCAGGTACTATCACAAATGGTTATGGTATTTATTTAAACAAACCAGCATTCGCCACAAATAACTATGGTGGTTACATCGATGGAAATTTGGGATTGGGTGATCCGACTCCGGGTTATCCGCTTTCGATCAACAATCCATCGACGACCGTAAATGTGAATATCAATGCACAGCAACCTAACCTCGCAGCAGGGAACTCCAATTACATTAAAATGGGTCATGACATTGCAACGACCTATAATGCTGCTGACTTTGCTTTTTATTACGCGGGCTCAGGCTCAACAAGTAATCGCATCGATTTTGGTTTCCACGGTTCAGGTAAGACGATGTCCATTCGTGCGGATAATAGAGTTGGTATCAACAATCTGAATCCGTCCACCAATCTTGATGTCAGCGGTGCTGCCTATGTCAATGATGGCTCTTCTTATGTGCAAATCTTGAATCGTCCCGATTCAGCTTTCAACGTACAGAATAATAACACTACGAAACGCGGTATCACACTCCATCACTACAATCACGTCGGTTATGTTCTGCAAACCTACGATTGTACGAGCGGTACATGTAACGAAAACTTGCACATGGACTATGCCGGAAATCTTTGGGTCTTAGGTGGATATACGAGTGGTTCTGACAGACGCTTGAAAAAAGAAATTCAACCACTTCAAAACAGTCTGGACAAAATCCTGCGCTTACAAGGTGTCGGATATTACTGGAAAACAGATGAAAATCATTCTAGACCTCAGGTCGGGTTGATTGCCCAGGAAGTTCAAAAAGAATTTCCGGAGCTTGTTTCAAAAAGCAAAGACACAGGTATGCTCGGCGTAAACTATGCGAACCTTGTCGCGCCAATTATTGAAAGCATCAAAGAGTTCTATGCGAAGTTTGTGACAACAACAGAGAAGCAAAATCGCGAGATCGCATCTTTGAAAGATAAGGTCCAAACTCTCGAACAACAAAACCAAGCTTTAAAAAGCGCGATCTGTGAAATTAACGCCAAAGCTGACGTGTGTAAGAAGAAGTAATGTTCGCGTCTCATCCTGAGACAGCTCCCACCTCGTGGAACAAGCAGATTCGATAAGTCCTTATAAATACTTGTAATCTAGACCAATAGCCCTCAAATCCTCTGTTAAAAAGCCGATAAGAATAGCATGAATTACGGAACGTACCTTGCAACATTCTTGTTCGCATTGCTTATTGGTTTAAATACCGAAGCGTCTCCGAATTCATTAACTTATCAAGGTCGAATTCTTAAATCAGATAGCACTCCCCTTGAATACAATAACGTTAGCTTTCTTTTTGAAATCACAAACCCATCAGGCAATTGCGTTATCTATCGTGAACAACGCAACACCGTGAACATGCAAAACTCTGGTGGTGTGTTTGACGTACCTATCGGTTCAGGCACAAAACTTTTCCCTGCCGATCCACTCTTCACGATGCTTGATTCGTTCAATAATGCGAAAGTTCAGAATTGCGATGGCGGAGCAACTTATACTCCTGCGCAAGGTGATATTCGTCTTTTGAAAGTGCAATTTCATGATGGCGTTGGTTGGAAAGTGATTTCTCCTTCGAGTGAAATTCGTTCTGTTCCTTATGCTGCCTTTTCTTTAGCTTCTGAAAAATTAGGAACGAATACAGCCAGCGATTTCGTTTTAAAAAACGAAGTGAATGCCAATGCCACTTGTGATGGCGGCAATTTCTTAACGTGGAATGCGACAACTAAAACTTTCGGTTGCTCTGGTGTCAGTGGCGCTTCTGGCGGTACTGTTACAAACGTTGGTTCAACGAACGCGTATCTAACTGTGACAAATGGAGCTGCGAACGCTTCTTTAACTGTCAATGTAGGAACAGTTGCGGGCACCGTTGCAGCTGGTAATGATCCGCGCTTGGTGAATGCTATTCAAAGTGGTGGCACAGCCAGCGGTGATCTTAGCGGAACTTATCCAGGTCCTACCGTTGTCGCACTTCAAGGTGTAGGCGTTTCAAACACAACTCCAACAAGCGGTCAGTTCTTTAAATTCAATGGCACAAACTGGATTGGTTCTGCGATCGCCATTTCCGATGTCACAAACTTATCTTCGACATTAACTGGTTACCAAACTTCAGCGGCTTTCAATACGGCCGTGGGTTCTGCAAACTGTGCTGCTTACGAAACTCCTTATTGGAGTTCTGTATCAGGCAAGTTTTTGTGTCAGCCCATCAATGTCTCCTTAGCTGGCGATGTCAGTGGTGCGATTGGTGCCACAAGTGTTGATAAAATTAAAGGCTACGATATTGATTTATCTTCAGCACCAACAAATGGTCAGGTCTTAAAATACAATGGCACGAAATGGGTTGCGGGTAGCGATAACAATGGTGGCGGTACTGTTACGTCGGTATCTGGTTCTGCTCCAATTACAGTTTCAAATGGTACGACGACACCTTCGATTTCAATTTCTCAAGCAACGACTTCAACGAATGGTTACTTGTCTTCTGCTGATTGGAATACATTTAATAACAAACAAGCTGCTGGCAATTACGTAACCGCTTTAACGGGCGATGTGACTGCTTCCGGTCCTGGTTCTGCGGCAGCGACAGTTGCAAAACTTCAGGGTTCAACTTTAACGATTACGACTCCTGCAAATAAAGATTATTTGAAATTCAATGGTACAGCGTTTGTGAACTCTCCGTTAGCTGCGAGTGATTTGACTGGTTCACTTCCCGCTTCAACGTTGCCAGCTTTTACTGGTGATGTGACGTCATCGGCAGGCTCGACGACTTTAACGTTAGCGGCCACTGGCACTGCGGGCACATATTATAAAGTAACGACGGATTCTAAAGGACGTGTGACTTCGGGATCTGCGTCTTTGGTTGCTACAGATATTCCTTCGCTTGATTGGTCGAAAATTACCACGGGTAAACCGACAACTTTAAGTGGTTATGGAATCACAGATTCAATTCTAAATGCGGGTGGTACGCCATCGGTTCAATCAGGCCTTGATGCTTCAAAACCAGCCTCGCCTGGCGCCGGTGCCATTTACTTCGCGACGGACTCAAAAGTTATTTATCAATATAATTCTGGCGCGTGGGTTTCCATTGCTTCTTCGAGTGGTTCTGGCGGTACCGTTACGAATGTGACGGCCTCTGCTCCACTGTCTGTGACGAACGGTTCTTCGACTCCTGCTTTGACGATTTCGCAAGCGACGACTTCAACGAATGGATATTTGTCTTCTGCTGATTGGAATACGTTTAATGGAAAGCAAGCGGCAGGTAACTATATCACAGCGTTGACTGGAGATATCACTGCAACAGGTCCTGGTTCCGCAGCGGCATCAGTTGCGAAACTCCAAGGCTCGACACTGACGTTAACTTCGCCAGCGAATAAAGATTATTTGAAATTCAATGGTACTGCGTTTGTGAATTCTCCTTTAGCTGCGAGTGATTTAAGCGGAACTATTCCTGCTGCGAACATGCCTGCGTTCACAGGCGATGCAACTTCGTCTGCTGGTTCGACGGCTTTGACGTTAGCGGCTGTTGGAACTGCTGGGACTTATTATAAAGTCACGACGGATTCAAAAGGTCGCGTGACTTCGGGTTCCACGTCTTTAGTTGCTACTGATATTCCATCTCTTGATTGGTCAAAAATTACTACTGGTAAACCGACGACTTTAAGTGGTTATGGCATTACGGATTCAGTTCTGAATGCAGGTGGTACGCCATCAATCCAAACAGGTCTTGATGCTTCAAAACCTGCGTCACCTTCTGCCGGCGCGATTTACTTCGCGACGGATTCAAAAGTTATTTATCAGTATAACTCTGGTGCTTGGGTATCGATTGCTTCTGCGACCGGTTCTGGAGGTACGATCACAGGTGTGACTGCCGGTACGGGTTTGTCAGGTGGTGGTACGACAGGTGCTGTGACATTAAATCTTGCGAACACCGCCGTTACCGCAGGTTCTTATACTCGTGCGACGATCACGGTGGACGCTCAAGGTCGCATCACTTCTGCAGCGAATGGCGCAGCGATCGATTTAACTTCTGGTGTAACGAATATTTTGCCAATTGCGAATGGTGGTACTGGTGCATCGACTGCTCTTGGTGCTATCAATGCGCTTTCTCCTTTAACAACAAAGGGTGATATTCTCACTCGCGATGCAACGAACAACATTCGTTTAGCTGTTGGCAC containing:
- a CDS encoding tail fiber domain-containing protein; translated protein: MRTRTLINACIGLLLVALISSVAVAAPNTLTYQGRILKDDGSPLEYSSVSFSFTIMNASGNCVIYREQRNNINMQGSKGVFDVPIGSGGTKLYPSSPTFKLNDAFNNSAVLNCEGGSTYTPGEEDIRVLAVQFHDGTGWKAITPNAEIRSVPYASFAGAAARLGDKLPSDFVQKAAISTCAAGQYLTYDGTNFVCQNDAGGAGMVSDVNVSAPLVKGGTASIPSISISVGTTAGTVAAGNDSRFTDSRPPNGSATGDLSGSYPNPTVAKLRGVSISATAPSSGEFLKFDGSSWIGSAINISDVTNLTSTLSGYQTSAAFNTAVGSANCHDYETPYWNSVAGKFLCQAINVSLAGDVSGTIGATSVDKIKGYGIDLSTAPTNGQVLKYNGTKWVAGSDNNGGGTVTTVSGTSPISVTNGSTTPSITISQATTSTNGYLSSTDWNTFNSKQAAGNYVTALTGDVTASGPGSAAATVAKLQGSTLTLTSPANKDYLKFNGTAFVNSPLAASDLTGSLPASTLPAFTGDVTSSAGSTTLTLAAAGTAGTYYKVTTDSKGRVTSGAASLVAADIPSLDWSKITTGKPNSLSGYGINDPLVSNAGGTPSIQTGLDASKPSSPSAGAIYFATDSKNIYQYNSGAWVSIASSSGSGGTVTNVTASAPLSVTNGSSTPALTISQATTSTNGYLSSADWNTFNSKQAAGNYVTALTGDVTASGPGSAAATVAKLQGSTLTLTSPANKDYLKFNGTAFINSPLAASDLSGTIPAANLPAFTGDVTSSAGSTTLALAAAGTAGTYYKVTTDSKGRVTSGAASLVAADIPALDWSKITTGKPNSLSGYGINDPLVSNAGGTPSIQTGLDASKPSSPSAGAIYFATDSKVIYQYNSGAWVSIASATGSGGTITGVTAGTGLSGGGTTGSVTVNLANTAVSAGSYTRANITVDAQGRITAASNGAAIDLTSGVTNILPIANGGTGASTALGAFNALSPLTTKGDILTRDATNNIRLPVGTNGQVLSADSAQTSGLKWITPNAGTVTNVTGTLPIVVATGTTTPTISVNAATTSTQGVVQVGSGIAVSSGTISADPTNFPSAVPVSKGGTGATSITANSLVAANGTGTAYQAFTCGVGQTITFNASGVAGCTTYTAAGMYLNGGNSFGSAATLGTNDNYSLGFKTNNAVVATLTTTGRLGIGTATPQTKLVVNDNTVTPNIFGGRQLHLIGADTANAGMQIDSFGTAAATRPTITFRQAGGTAASPTASQTDNILGDIGFWGYGATDYSTVQRASIRAFAKENWTDAAQGTYLTFSTTPAGSTTTPERMRIDSTGYVGIGTSSPASMLDVAATTRVGITTSGIQTATDGTTQIAVASQSSMRPTSNTTNVVGVGSWTGFAPPSGVTITNGAMFMSSSGGANGGAGTITNGYGIYLNKPAFATNNYGGYIDGNLGLGDPTPGYPLSINNPSTTVNVNINAQQPNLAAGNSNYIKMGHDIATTYNAADFAFYYAGSGSTSNRIDFGFHGSGKTMSIRADNRVGINNLNPSTNLDVSGAAYVNDGSSYVQILNRPDSAFNVQNNNTTKRGITLHHYNHVGYVLQTYDCTSGTCNENLHMDYAGNLWVLGGYTSGSDRRLKKEIQPLQNSLDKILRLQGVGYYWKTDENHSRPQVGLIAQEVQKEFPELVSKSKDTGMLGVNYANLVAPIIESIKEFYAKFVTTTEKQNREIASLKDKVQTLEQQNQALKSAICEINAKADVCKKK
- a CDS encoding tail fiber domain-containing protein; amino-acid sequence: MNYGTYLATFLFALLIGLNTEASPNSLTYQGRILKSDSTPLEYNNVSFLFEITNPSGNCVIYREQRNTVNMQNSGGVFDVPIGSGTKLFPADPLFTMLDSFNNAKVQNCDGGATYTPAQGDIRLLKVQFHDGVGWKVISPSSEIRSVPYAAFSLASEKLGTNTASDFVLKNEVNANATCDGGNFLTWNATTKTFGCSGVSGASGGTVTNVGSTNAYLTVTNGAANASLTVNVGTVAGTVAAGNDPRLVNAIQSGGTASGDLSGTYPGPTVVALQGVGVSNTTPTSGQFFKFNGTNWIGSAIAISDVTNLSSTLTGYQTSAAFNTAVGSANCAAYETPYWSSVSGKFLCQPINVSLAGDVSGAIGATSVDKIKGYDIDLSSAPTNGQVLKYNGTKWVAGSDNNGGGTVTSVSGSAPITVSNGTTTPSISISQATTSTNGYLSSADWNTFNNKQAAGNYVTALTGDVTASGPGSAAATVAKLQGSTLTITTPANKDYLKFNGTAFVNSPLAASDLTGSLPASTLPAFTGDVTSSAGSTTLTLAATGTAGTYYKVTTDSKGRVTSGSASLVATDIPSLDWSKITTGKPTTLSGYGITDSILNAGGTPSVQSGLDASKPASPGAGAIYFATDSKVIYQYNSGAWVSIASSSGSGGTVTNVTASAPLSVTNGSSTPALTISQATTSTNGYLSSADWNTFNGKQAAGNYITALTGDITATGPGSAAASVAKLQGSTLTLTSPANKDYLKFNGTAFVNSPLAASDLSGTIPAANMPAFTGDATSSAGSTALTLAAVGTAGTYYKVTTDSKGRVTSGSTSLVATDIPSLDWSKITTGKPTTLSGYGITDSVLNAGGTPSIQTGLDASKPASPSAGAIYFATDSKVIYQYNSGAWVSIASATGSGGTITGVTAGTGLSGGGTTGAVTLNLANTAVTAGSYTRATITVDAQGRITSAANGAAIDLTSGVTNILPIANGGTGASTALGAINALSPLTTKGDILTRDATNNIRLAVGTNGQVLSADSSQASGLKWITPTAGTVTNVTGTLPIVVATGTTTPAISVNAATTSAQGVVQVGAGIAVSSGTISADPANFPSAVPVSKGGTGSTTMTANRLIASDGTGSSYIPFNCGVGQTISFDAAGVAGCSTYTASGMFINGGNSFGAAATLGTNDNNTLGFRTNNTVKMLIDTTGKVGIGTSSPTDLLTLSQADSALGLTILNTSSTAGRSPSVMIKNFNGSFSGGGGLIFENARGSSASATALQSGDAMGQILFQGLRSGSSYSVGAQINAQAAENWTNTTAGTNLLFNTTSTGSTSTTERMRIDSNGRVGIGASSINNLLQVGPNGSQASKYGIYVGSYLSSAGQAQYVGNWTSSGYWGIGPSTNASDSTIRIGLTSDQQGTWSATQTASVVVGGKVTVEAEGTDSLIYSRSYTSGSTNSGGTFIGSRTRGTIAAPTHPLAGDLMAQYLGKNGITGITNPGMVIWASENQSATALGDYITFITTPNGTTTSSEKMRITNNGLVGIGTSTPTNLLHLKGATSGSKLLNITATGLAGDQRASMMVGGWEVGQDVTIDGSKNFFLWDSNTNNTRFVIDTNGWISLNKGSTTSIAPLALYNASAPYMGFEEGDTGQKFFVGVDASTYWIRPGSTANPNAISVTSAGAVGINASTGAGYNFYVNGTSAGTSAFVNASDARLKKDVQLVPNALNKILQLRGVTFDWRHDVRPDLQFPQSRDMGVIAQEVEKVFPEAVTTDSEGFKAVGYTKLIAPLIESTKELAGICKMNDSQIAQLKVTIEKQSRDIASLKEENAELRAAICEINPKAKVCKKK